In Opitutus sp. ER46, the following are encoded in one genomic region:
- a CDS encoding glycosyltransferase family 9 protein — translation MAKPSPDSSHPPRLLVLELWGLGDVTLALPFLRRASASLQVTLVAKPHAGPLLARFAPEVGLVPFIAPWTAFRGKYRLHRWPWRELAALRRTLRAGGFDAGISARADPRDHALLTLSGARERIGFPRAGSGRLLTKRLPCIGLMHRAEQWRALATAMGWDLPRFASESHGVRSGRRIVIHTGAGHPVRRWPIERYHALAARLRAEGWEPSLVDDTVSDLDTLVDVLSTADRFIGNDSGPGHLAALLDVPTFTIFGPQRPELFAPQHPDAAWIEGAPCEYKPCFDACRFAQPDCLLSLSVDSVWSRVQAWLARQPRT, via the coding sequence TTGGCAAAACCTTCGCCAGATTCCAGCCACCCGCCACGCCTGCTCGTCCTCGAACTCTGGGGCCTCGGCGATGTCACGCTCGCGCTGCCCTTTCTGCGTCGGGCCTCGGCCAGTTTGCAGGTGACGCTCGTGGCGAAGCCCCACGCTGGCCCGCTGCTCGCCCGTTTCGCACCCGAGGTCGGGCTCGTGCCGTTCATCGCACCCTGGACAGCTTTTCGCGGAAAATACCGGTTGCACCGCTGGCCTTGGCGCGAACTTGCGGCACTGCGCCGCACGCTGCGCGCGGGCGGCTTTGATGCCGGTATCTCCGCGCGGGCCGATCCCCGCGACCACGCGTTGCTGACGCTGAGCGGTGCGCGCGAGCGCATAGGATTTCCCCGTGCCGGCTCCGGCCGGCTGTTGACCAAGCGGCTGCCATGCATCGGCCTGATGCACCGCGCTGAGCAATGGCGCGCGCTCGCCACCGCGATGGGATGGGACCTGCCACGATTCGCCTCGGAGTCGCATGGCGTGCGCAGCGGCCGGCGGATCGTAATCCACACCGGCGCCGGGCACCCTGTGCGCCGCTGGCCGATCGAGCGTTACCATGCGCTCGCCGCCCGACTGCGCGCTGAGGGATGGGAACCGTCGCTGGTCGACGACACCGTCAGCGACCTCGACACCCTTGTCGACGTGCTGAGCACCGCCGACCGCTTCATCGGCAACGACTCCGGGCCGGGCCATCTCGCGGCGCTCCTCGATGTGCCAACGTTCACGATCTTCGGTCCGCAACGCCCCGAGCTTTTCGCCCCGCAGCACCCTGACGCCGCCTGGATCGAGGGAGCTCCCTGTGAGTACAAGCCGTGCTTCGACGCATGCCGCTTCGCCCAACCTGACTGCCTGCTCTCCCTGAGCGTCGATTCCGTCTGGTCCCGCGTACAGGCGTGGCTCGCTCGCCAACCCCGGACCTGA
- a CDS encoding exosortase/archaeosortase family protein translates to MTSSPASPVPAAPPTWAGSGSWLAAAGCAVGGGMVFLLYGNANHGYIDTASLYWWWAYQWINPRSETQHGWLILALSGWLLWRNLRVGVSPELAPSGAGGRWFAAPALAAPLVAMLAGLALHAVGFAAQQARVSILALLLFLWGVLRLGGGPRWGRAAAFPVAFLVFALPLNALDSLGFWLRVWVVNAGAAVAHAAGIDVRQSGTQLFAPDGRFNYDVVAACSGVRSLLALAALSLLLGYLSFRAWWRRGLLLLLAFPLVYVGNVVRILAIVVAAEVGGEAWGNRIHVVMGYGVFVIVLGGVWGVAAWLQRSRPERPRAPAPGAAGAVGARVSGRGAGWVVAGVVITLALTEGVLLHRLATRPALGRAGVALAADGLNPVELPVILGRDWVGRPAAVSAVERDILPPDTGYSRMEYVAPRDGRRVFLSIVLSGRDRTSIHRPELCLVGQGWTIRGRATHLFRHPQRPGGPIPASLLRVDRQQPTSTGPVVVPQLVAYWFVGGDAEVPTAWERMARDGWNRVFRARADRWAYVLLLTDATDGEEAALGRMQSVLERTLPVFAPMPVGGVRVGRPAGR, encoded by the coding sequence ATGACAAGCAGCCCAGCATCCCCGGTCCCGGCCGCGCCGCCCACGTGGGCGGGCAGTGGATCGTGGCTTGCCGCGGCGGGGTGCGCGGTGGGCGGCGGGATGGTGTTCCTGCTCTATGGCAACGCGAACCACGGCTACATCGACACGGCCTCGCTCTACTGGTGGTGGGCGTACCAGTGGATCAACCCCAGATCGGAGACGCAGCACGGCTGGTTGATCCTCGCGCTCAGCGGTTGGCTCCTCTGGCGCAACCTCCGCGTGGGCGTGTCTCCCGAGCTGGCGCCATCGGGTGCGGGGGGGCGCTGGTTCGCCGCGCCGGCGTTGGCCGCGCCGTTGGTGGCGATGCTCGCGGGCCTGGCGCTGCATGCGGTGGGGTTCGCGGCGCAGCAGGCGCGGGTGTCGATCCTTGCGCTGCTGCTTTTCCTCTGGGGGGTGCTGCGGTTGGGCGGCGGCCCGCGCTGGGGGCGCGCGGCCGCGTTTCCCGTGGCGTTCCTGGTGTTCGCCCTGCCGCTCAACGCGCTCGACTCGCTTGGTTTCTGGCTGCGCGTCTGGGTGGTTAACGCCGGCGCGGCCGTCGCGCACGCCGCCGGCATCGATGTGCGGCAAAGCGGAACGCAGCTCTTCGCGCCGGACGGTCGCTTCAACTACGACGTTGTGGCGGCATGTTCGGGCGTGCGCTCGCTGCTCGCGCTCGCCGCGCTATCGCTGCTCCTGGGTTATCTCTCGTTCCGGGCGTGGTGGCGGCGCGGCCTGCTCCTGCTACTGGCGTTCCCGCTCGTGTACGTGGGCAACGTGGTCCGGATCCTCGCGATCGTCGTGGCGGCCGAAGTCGGCGGCGAGGCGTGGGGCAACCGCATCCACGTCGTCATGGGCTACGGCGTTTTCGTGATCGTGCTCGGCGGCGTGTGGGGTGTTGCCGCGTGGCTGCAGCGATCCCGGCCGGAGCGGCCGCGCGCGCCGGCGCCGGGCGCGGCTGGCGCCGTGGGGGCGAGGGTGTCAGGCCGGGGCGCGGGTTGGGTCGTGGCCGGCGTGGTCATCACGCTGGCGCTGACCGAGGGCGTTTTGCTCCACCGCCTGGCCACGCGGCCGGCGCTCGGCCGGGCGGGGGTGGCGTTGGCGGCCGACGGACTCAATCCGGTCGAGTTGCCCGTGATCCTTGGGCGCGATTGGGTGGGCCGGCCGGCGGCGGTTTCGGCCGTGGAGCGGGACATCCTGCCGCCGGACACCGGGTATTCCCGGATGGAGTATGTGGCGCCGCGGGATGGCCGGCGGGTGTTCTTGTCGATCGTGCTCAGCGGGCGCGATCGTACGTCCATCCATCGTCCCGAACTCTGCCTGGTGGGCCAGGGCTGGACGATTCGCGGGCGGGCGACGCACCTCTTCCGGCACCCGCAGCGGCCGGGCGGCCCGATTCCGGCGTCGCTCCTGCGCGTCGATCGGCAGCAGCCGACGTCGACGGGGCCGGTGGTCGTGCCGCAGCTAGTCGCCTACTGGTTTGTCGGCGGTGATGCCGAGGTGCCCACCGCGTGGGAACGCATGGCACGGGACGGTTGGAACCGGGTGTTCCGGGCGCGGGCCGACCGGTGGGCTTACGTGCTCCTCCTGACGGATGCGACCGACGGCGAGGAGGCGGCCCTGGGGCGGATGCAATCGGTGCTGGAGCGCACGCTGCCGGTGTTTGCGCCGATGCCAGTCGGCGGCGTTAGGGTGGGTCGGCCAGCGGGGCGCTGA
- the rny gene encoding ribonuclease Y, translating to MSAADFAFLFAESDPVDWSLPAVLVVGGTIGFLIVWAFTRHTRRVAHEQAAELVEVARREAAVAAEELKQKAEAEIQDKRAELNREYDRREIEMDVRLREIRAHEESLALLDYQLEQRQERLNRENAAIKQARDAIRGLSKSVRKRLEGVSQMDADEIKRQLREEVLLECQDELRALRRATLEKSEQELQNDARRILVAAMQRIASKPNNDLTATIVQLPNEDMKGRIIGREGRNIKAFEAATGVTLLIDESPQMVLLSSFDPVRREIARSALESLIKDGRIHPASIEEFVKRAKEEIDLITTQAGEDAVSKLNINGLHPEIIKLLGRLKYRFSYNQNVLDHSIETAFLASLIASEVGLDPNVAKRAGLLHDLGKAVPGDLEGSHAMIGAEFIKRYGETPIVVNAVAAHHEEVRPETVYAGLIILADTLSAVRPGARAESMTNYIQRLGRLEKLALSLEGVQQAFAIQAGREIRVVVSPSEVTDDRAREIAKELRRRIETELQYPSTIKITVIRESRFTETAT from the coding sequence GTGAGCGCAGCCGACTTCGCGTTTCTGTTCGCCGAAAGCGACCCTGTCGACTGGTCGCTTCCGGCGGTTTTGGTCGTGGGTGGAACGATTGGTTTCCTGATCGTCTGGGCCTTCACCCGCCATACCCGCCGGGTGGCGCATGAGCAGGCGGCGGAACTGGTTGAGGTCGCCCGCCGCGAGGCCGCGGTGGCCGCGGAGGAACTGAAGCAGAAGGCGGAGGCGGAAATTCAGGACAAGCGGGCGGAGCTGAACCGCGAGTACGATCGCCGCGAGATCGAGATGGACGTGCGGCTGCGGGAGATCCGGGCGCACGAAGAATCGCTGGCCCTGCTTGACTACCAACTGGAGCAGCGTCAGGAGCGGCTCAACCGCGAGAACGCCGCCATCAAGCAGGCGCGGGACGCGATCCGGGGACTTTCCAAGAGCGTCCGCAAGCGCCTCGAGGGCGTCTCGCAGATGGACGCCGACGAGATCAAGCGGCAGTTGCGCGAGGAGGTCCTGCTCGAGTGTCAGGACGAGCTGCGGGCGCTGCGCCGGGCGACCCTGGAGAAATCGGAGCAGGAGCTGCAGAACGACGCGCGCCGGATCCTGGTGGCCGCGATGCAGCGCATCGCCAGCAAGCCGAACAACGACCTCACCGCGACGATCGTCCAGTTGCCCAACGAGGACATGAAGGGCCGGATCATCGGCCGCGAGGGCCGGAACATCAAAGCCTTCGAGGCCGCGACCGGCGTGACCCTCCTGATCGACGAGTCGCCGCAGATGGTGCTGTTGTCCTCTTTCGATCCGGTCCGCCGCGAGATCGCGCGCAGCGCGCTCGAGAGCCTGATCAAGGACGGCCGGATCCATCCGGCGTCGATCGAGGAGTTTGTGAAGCGGGCCAAGGAGGAGATCGACCTCATCACCACACAGGCGGGCGAGGATGCGGTTTCGAAGCTGAACATCAACGGGCTGCACCCGGAGATCATCAAGCTGCTCGGCCGGCTGAAGTACCGCTTCTCCTACAACCAGAACGTGCTCGATCACTCGATTGAGACGGCCTTCCTCGCGTCCCTCATCGCCAGCGAGGTTGGCCTCGACCCGAACGTCGCGAAGCGCGCCGGGTTGCTGCACGACCTCGGCAAGGCGGTCCCGGGCGACCTTGAGGGCAGCCACGCCATGATCGGCGCCGAGTTCATCAAGCGCTACGGCGAGACGCCGATCGTGGTGAACGCGGTGGCGGCGCACCACGAGGAGGTCCGCCCCGAAACAGTTTACGCGGGCCTGATCATCCTGGCCGACACGCTGTCGGCGGTGCGCCCCGGCGCGCGCGCCGAGTCGATGACCAACTACATCCAGCGGCTGGGCCGGCTCGAAAAGCTGGCACTCTCGCTGGAAGGCGTGCAGCAGGCGTTTGCGATCCAAGCGGGTCGCGAGATTCGCGTCGTGGTTTCGCCCAGCGAGGTCACCGACGACCGCGCCCGCGAGATTGCGAAGGAGCTGCGCCGCCGGATCGAGACCGAGCTCCAGTACCCGAGCACGATCAAGATCACGGTGATCCGCGAATCGCGCTTCACCGAGACCGCAACCTGA
- the queF gene encoding preQ(1) synthase — protein sequence MADPKILETFPNPAPQRDYVIEHTHHEFTSLCPITGHPDFAHITVRYVADKICVELKSLKLYFHAFRNEGIFFEAVTNKICDDLGTVLKPRQLTIIADWKARGGFTSVITAEWKPAARKGRSAR from the coding sequence ATGGCCGACCCGAAGATCCTCGAGACCTTTCCCAATCCCGCGCCCCAGCGCGACTACGTGATCGAGCATACGCACCACGAGTTCACGTCGCTGTGTCCCATCACCGGCCACCCGGATTTCGCCCACATCACGGTGCGGTACGTGGCCGACAAGATCTGCGTCGAGCTGAAGTCGCTGAAGCTCTACTTCCACGCCTTTCGCAACGAGGGCATCTTCTTCGAGGCCGTCACCAACAAGATCTGCGATGACCTCGGTACGGTTTTGAAGCCCCGGCAGCTGACGATCATCGCCGACTGGAAGGCGCGCGGCGGGTTCACGTCCGTGATCACCGCCGAGTGGAAGCCGGCCGCGCGCAAGGGTCGCTCCGCTCGCTGA
- a CDS encoding DUF2059 domain-containing protein: MKTLLSLCLATLTAAAAWAAESVPVFNATLTVGKQSRFMLVDVDGKSSSWLKLGDAFAGFTLKEFDAKTTTLSLEKDGKVTPVTIASGSVAEGESAAAKFTPATIAEATAVLDAMHFEDVLDKTMAGARKQQVAMIDRMMSQMGLSDVDRADAVAMQKKIMDTMMAAVSGSELKADVAKAYSEIFSKEELQQLGNFYASPLGQAFSDKQPALAEKMNQIIMPRMMSAMPKVQAIAKEFAAEQMKKKAAAAAAANPTANAVPTPETN; this comes from the coding sequence ATGAAAACGCTGCTCTCGCTCTGTCTTGCTACGCTGACCGCCGCGGCCGCCTGGGCCGCTGAGTCCGTGCCCGTGTTCAACGCCACCCTGACGGTGGGTAAACAAAGCCGGTTCATGCTCGTCGACGTCGATGGCAAATCCAGCTCCTGGCTCAAGCTCGGCGACGCGTTTGCCGGGTTCACGCTCAAGGAGTTCGACGCCAAGACGACCACGCTGTCCCTGGAGAAGGACGGCAAGGTGACGCCCGTTACGATCGCCTCCGGCTCCGTGGCGGAAGGCGAAAGCGCCGCTGCGAAGTTCACGCCGGCCACGATCGCCGAGGCGACCGCCGTGCTCGACGCGATGCACTTCGAGGACGTGCTCGACAAGACGATGGCCGGTGCGCGCAAGCAGCAGGTTGCGATGATCGACCGCATGATGTCCCAGATGGGGCTCTCCGACGTCGACCGCGCCGACGCCGTGGCCATGCAGAAGAAGATCATGGACACGATGATGGCCGCGGTGTCCGGCAGTGAGCTGAAGGCCGACGTCGCGAAAGCCTACAGCGAGATCTTCTCGAAGGAGGAGCTGCAGCAGCTGGGTAATTTCTACGCTTCGCCGCTGGGCCAGGCGTTTTCCGACAAGCAGCCGGCGCTGGCTGAGAAGATGAACCAGATCATCATGCCGCGCATGATGAGCGCCATGCCCAAGGTGCAGGCGATCGCGAAGGAGTTTGCGGCCGAGCAGATGAAGAAGAAGGCGGCCGCCGCCGCTGCGGCCAATCCCACCGCGAACGCCGTCCCGACGCCCGAGACGAATTGA
- the hisN gene encoding histidinol-phosphatase, translating to MNLDRYRTLMAELAAESGSFIRPLFGHRGLAVESKADASPVTAADRGAEELMRAMIRKRFPEHGIIGEEYGSERENAEFVWMLDPIDGTKSFITGVPLWGTLIALLHQGQPILGCIHQPILGQLMLGDGQTTTLNGRPTRVRLCAGLADATLLTSDPLNLAKYQDPAACDRLVSQVKLYRTWGDCYGYLLLASGLADIALDPIMNPWDIAALIPVVRGAGGTITDWNGGSPFPAESTVAASPELHAQVMTVLNPPA from the coding sequence GTGAATCTCGACCGTTATCGCACTCTCATGGCAGAGCTCGCGGCAGAAAGCGGCTCGTTCATCCGCCCGCTCTTTGGTCATCGCGGCCTCGCGGTGGAGTCCAAGGCCGACGCCTCCCCCGTCACCGCCGCCGATCGCGGCGCCGAGGAACTGATGCGCGCCATGATCCGGAAGCGTTTTCCGGAACACGGCATCATCGGCGAGGAGTACGGCAGCGAGCGAGAGAACGCCGAGTTCGTCTGGATGCTCGATCCGATCGACGGCACGAAGTCCTTCATCACCGGCGTCCCACTCTGGGGTACGCTCATCGCCCTGCTGCACCAGGGTCAGCCCATCCTCGGCTGCATTCACCAGCCGATCCTGGGGCAACTCATGCTGGGTGACGGCCAGACCACCACGCTCAACGGCCGCCCCACCCGCGTCCGCCTGTGCGCAGGGCTCGCCGACGCGACGTTGCTCACGAGTGATCCGCTCAACTTGGCCAAGTACCAGGATCCCGCCGCCTGCGACCGGCTCGTGAGCCAGGTGAAGCTCTACCGCACCTGGGGCGACTGCTACGGCTACCTGCTCCTTGCGAGCGGGCTCGCCGACATCGCGCTCGATCCGATCATGAACCCGTGGGACATCGCGGCGCTGATCCCGGTGGTGCGCGGCGCCGGCGGCACGATCACCGACTGGAACGGCGGCTCGCCTTTCCCGGCCGAGTCCACCGTCGCCGCCTCCCCCGAGCTCCACGCCCAAGTGATGACCGTTTTGAACCCGCCGGCGTGA
- a CDS encoding 3'-5' exonuclease, with translation MLAVGTSWTEQPIFFVDFEGNQTSGVLEFGVATLLRGEVIEARTRLCRPVGEVRAADVAVHGLAAEQLVGAEPFADEWEYFASLRERGPLAAHYAGVENSLIKAAWPYPRSSPDFARPGERVFDWGPWIDTARLYAQLFPNLESGRLESLIEVTGLSATLDALAERHCPPPRRHFHAALYDALAGAVLLGLLACDPQTAGLTTMQMLALSTLDPRKRQDLQQRELF, from the coding sequence GTGTTGGCTGTGGGAACGAGCTGGACGGAGCAACCGATCTTCTTCGTGGACTTCGAGGGCAACCAAACCTCGGGCGTCCTGGAGTTCGGCGTGGCGACCTTGCTGCGCGGCGAGGTGATCGAGGCCCGTACGCGCTTGTGCCGGCCGGTGGGTGAGGTGAGGGCGGCGGACGTGGCGGTGCACGGGCTGGCCGCCGAGCAACTGGTCGGGGCCGAGCCGTTCGCCGACGAGTGGGAATATTTTGCCAGCCTGCGCGAGCGCGGGCCGCTGGCGGCGCATTACGCGGGGGTGGAGAACTCCTTGATCAAGGCGGCGTGGCCGTACCCGCGGAGCTCGCCGGACTTTGCCCGGCCCGGAGAGCGCGTTTTCGACTGGGGACCCTGGATCGACACCGCCCGGCTGTACGCGCAGCTGTTTCCAAACCTCGAGTCGGGCCGGCTTGAGTCGCTGATCGAGGTGACCGGCCTGAGCGCGACGCTGGATGCGCTGGCGGAACGGCACTGTCCGCCGCCGCGCCGCCACTTCCACGCCGCGCTTTACGATGCGCTGGCGGGCGCCGTGCTCCTCGGCCTGCTCGCCTGTGACCCACAGACGGCCGGACTCACCACGATGCAGATGCTGGCCCTCAGCACCCTCGACCCGCGCAAGCGGCAGGACCTGCAGCAGCGCGAGCTCTTCTAA
- a CDS encoding WecB/TagA/CpsF family glycosyltransferase, which yields MDANAPLLPPVVNRPDGGAAGGASVPRFDVIGVGISALTLNQARDAVLAARGQPGGRYICCGTAYGLVQARADKALRDAFNHAWLTTPDGMPLVWLGPRGVSRVYGPDLMLAVCDAGRRVGLRHLLYGGQTGVAGELRRRLVARFAGLEIVDALTPPFGALDEIDPAPLHAAVARTRPDVIWVGLGTPKQERFMAEQAPKLPGGVMIGVGAAFDFHSGRVRQAPRWIRGSGFEWLFRFCMEPRRLGWRYLRTNPLFLAYLLRQKLTRHRPFPGPFPQ from the coding sequence ATGGACGCCAATGCCCCGCTTCTCCCGCCGGTCGTCAACCGACCCGACGGCGGGGCTGCCGGCGGCGCCTCCGTCCCGCGTTTCGACGTGATCGGCGTAGGTATCTCCGCCCTCACGCTGAATCAGGCGCGGGACGCCGTCCTCGCGGCACGCGGCCAACCCGGCGGCCGGTACATCTGCTGCGGCACCGCGTACGGTCTCGTACAGGCGCGCGCCGACAAGGCACTGCGTGACGCGTTCAACCACGCTTGGCTCACGACACCGGACGGCATGCCCCTCGTCTGGCTCGGCCCGCGTGGCGTCAGCCGGGTGTACGGTCCGGACCTCATGCTCGCGGTCTGCGATGCGGGGCGGCGGGTCGGGTTACGCCACCTGCTCTATGGCGGACAGACGGGCGTGGCGGGGGAACTGCGGCGCCGGCTGGTGGCGCGTTTTGCCGGGCTCGAAATCGTCGATGCGCTCACGCCGCCATTCGGCGCGCTCGATGAGATCGACCCCGCGCCGCTGCACGCGGCGGTCGCCCGCACGCGCCCTGACGTGATCTGGGTCGGTCTCGGCACCCCCAAGCAGGAGCGGTTCATGGCTGAGCAGGCGCCCAAGCTTCCCGGCGGCGTGATGATCGGCGTGGGCGCAGCGTTCGACTTTCACTCCGGCCGCGTGCGCCAGGCGCCCCGCTGGATCCGCGGCAGCGGCTTCGAGTGGCTGTTCCGCTTCTGCATGGAACCGCGTCGCCTCGGCTGGCGCTACCTCCGCACCAATCCCCTCTTCCTCGCCTACCTCCTCCGCCAAAAACTCACCCGGCATCGCCCCTTTCCGGGTCCGTTTCCCCAATAG
- a CDS encoding DUF5069 domain-containing protein — MKVPGLRSDYEKIGGLVFFGRMLDKIRLKAAGKLPSDYFTGTANRTHFDARCCRFLQVDYDQLVARVLAGGTDEELLAWCFTHGRRPTDDDIQVWNEFMMKRGWNDAGSSELAQAKRDRGFGDRADIQTWFDLHRAEEA, encoded by the coding sequence ATGAAAGTCCCCGGACTCCGCAGTGATTACGAAAAAATCGGCGGCCTCGTGTTCTTCGGCCGCATGCTCGACAAAATCCGGCTCAAGGCGGCCGGCAAATTACCGTCCGACTACTTCACCGGCACCGCCAACCGCACGCACTTCGATGCGCGGTGCTGCCGCTTTCTCCAGGTCGACTACGATCAACTCGTGGCGCGGGTGCTTGCGGGCGGCACCGACGAGGAGCTGCTGGCGTGGTGCTTCACCCACGGCCGCCGCCCGACCGACGATGATATTCAGGTCTGGAATGAGTTCATGATGAAGCGCGGTTGGAATGACGCCGGTTCGTCCGAGCTCGCCCAGGCGAAACGGGACCGCGGCTTCGGCGATCGCGCCGACATCCAGACCTGGTTCGATCTCCACCGGGCCGAAGAAGCCTGA